One window of Scylla paramamosain isolate STU-SP2022 chromosome 47, ASM3559412v1, whole genome shotgun sequence genomic DNA carries:
- the LOC135095127 gene encoding uncharacterized protein LOC135095127, with protein MPVSLLKGARVRVTPNKQRISAILREKDVLELQRQLLTTVMEAEVLKKQIESASEEWASKTSEWESDHRHALAAVTSLKEENSRLKQQLEARPKAPEKRDIGGVCRPSHVHHQHHDRWQRGGGGGGCPDTHRATPGPM; from the exons ATGCCGGTGAGCCTGCTGAAGGGCGCCAGGGTGCGCGTCACGCCCAACAAGCAGAGGATATCCGCCATCCTCAGGGAGAAGGATGTGCTGGAGCTGCAGCGCCAACTGCTCACTACCGTCATGGAGGcagag GTACTAAAGAAGCAAATTGAGTCAGCCAGTGAGGAGTGGGCATCCAAGACCTCAGAATGGGAGTCTGACCACCGCCATGCCCTTGCAGCTGTCACCAGCCTGAAGGAGGAGAACTCTCGCCTCaagcagcag CTGGAGGCACGTCCTAAGGCACCAGAGAAACGTGACATTGGGGGTGTGTGCCGCCCCAGTcatgttcaccaccagcaccatgaCAGGTGGCAgcgtgggggaggaggaggaggatgccccGACACACACCGTGCAACGCCGGGCCCAATGTGA
- the LOC135095126 gene encoding B-cell CLL/lymphoma 9-like protein has product MDFHVAVPGPFTYLVHEHARSIIAIQELQQEVTSLLEFRDHVLEALPHLHHTRPFHSLTPAPTHDPPPAPRPAPPPTTRAESSPSKAAHAPLSGGEGARQPRAISAGGGGGGGGNSSSSSTGGKSLSETHSSSAVADSGFSTDKAGGSMGKSSSSSAGDHLSGADDPRWTSVEPDLPLGSAEDELWHLLDVIQRKGTRLRHELERAERCERDRLSAGPAGGAQGAPHHHHHHHHPAAPASDPLSSPRHPHPAAARDYWPHSLPGPTAADLLPPPPPPPPVGVALEAEAWAAVDRLRQDRQYLIGRVGWAEAEAAASHQRLVDLHGQLLALAGDKRRLEDQVRALRLDAARPEPLLPAAAAAAAASSSSTLSTQGGVHTVTIVADHAATTTTTTTSRAATPLPRRHRQRGGL; this is encoded by the exons ATGGACTTCCATGTGGCTGTACCCGGCCCCTTCACTTACCTGGTCCACGAGCACGCCCGCTCCATCATCGCCATCCAG gAGCTGCAGCAGGAGGTGACGTCGCTGCTGGAGTTCCGTGACCATGTGCTGGAGGCGCTgccacacctgcaccacacccgccccttccactccctcacGCCCGCCCCCACCCATGACCCGCCGcccgcgccccgccccgccccgccccccaccACCCGGGCAGAGTCGTCGCCCTCCAAGGCCGCCCACGCCCCCCTGAGCGGCGGCGAGGGCGCGCGGCAGCCGCGGGCCATCTCTGCGGGCGGGGGCGGCGGGGGCggtggcaacagcagcagcagcagcacgggCGGCAAGTCCCTGAGCGAGACGCACAGCAGCTCTGCGGTGGCGGACAGCGGCTTCAGCACGGACAAGGCGGGGGGCAGCATGGGCaagagctcctcctcctcggcgggAGACCATCTCTCAGGGGCCGACGACCCCCGCTGGACCTCCGTGGAGCCTGACCTGCCCCTGGGCTCCGCCGAGGACGAGTTGTGGCACCTGCTGGACGTCATCCAGCGCAAGGGCACGCGCCTGCGCCACGAGCTGGAGCGCGCCGAGCGGTGCGAGAGAGACAGGCTGTCTGCGGGCCCGGCGGGAGGCGCGCAGGGGgcgccgcaccaccaccaccaccaccaccaccctgctgCTCCCGCCTCAGACCCCTTGTCCTCGCCTCGCCACCCGCATCCCGCCGCCGCCAGGGACTACTGGCCCCACTCCCTGCCGGGGCCCACCGCCGCGGACCTGCTgccgcccccgccgccgccgcccccagTCGGCGTGGCCCTGGAGGCGGAGGCGTGGGCGGCGGTGGATCGGCTACGGCAGGACCGCCAGTACTTGATAGGGCGCGTGGGGtgggcggaggcggaggcggcggcgtcCCATCAGCGGCTAGTGGACCTGCACGGGCAGCTGCTGGCGCTGGCGGGGGACAAGCGGCGACTGGAGGATCAGGTGCGCGCCCTCAGGCTGGACGCCGCGCGCCCCGAACCCCTGctgcccgccgccgccgctgccgccgccgcctcctcctccagcaccctCAGTACGCAGGGCGGCGTACACACTGTGACCATCGTGGCGGACCacgccgccactaccaccaccaccaccaccagcagggccGCGACGCCCCTCCCCCGCCGTCACCGTCAGCGTGGCGGGCTCTGA